The genomic segment GCTCCATTGATTCCAGGTCTTTGTCAGTAGGCTCCTCTTCGTTGGTTACTGCTCTTGCATAAGTTCTTGGTTTGAGGTCAAGGCCTGTAACCATAAAATCGTTTATCCTGGAATATTGTTCAAGCTCTGATACTCTATTTTCAAGAGTTTTAATCTTCACGTCTTTCTCCATATTTTGCTGTTTCAGTTCATTCACTTGGGCCATTAAGTctataattgttttttgttggttcGATATGTTTTGCATGTCCAGTGTTATAAAGTTCAGAGACTTCTTAATGTCCTCTAGCTCCTTTTCAATGGTTGGACTTATGCTTAAAGGGGCTGATCTTATGTTTGACTCTGATGTCTCTGTGCCACTCTTTTTTGGCCCCATAATGGTTAATAAGCTCGGTCCTGTTACTTATGCTAAGCTGCTAGCTGCCAGCACGCCGCCTGCTTATAGCCGACTACTTTTAGTTGCCTCACCGGTCAACCACAATGTTTCCCCGCCGGACAGCTCTCTCCGGACCAGCCACTCAGGCAGTTTTCCCCACCAACCACTCTCTCTATACATCAGCCTCTCTCCTCCGCCGTCCACTGCTACCTCGGTTAGCTCGCGGGCCAACCTCGTCCCTCCGCCGCTGCCTCAGTTAGCTCGCGGGCCAACCtcgctaggccggtatcgtagagttacgtcgacgctacctggctataaaaaaaaaaaaaactaggaagtcacatgtacttaagtattcacagcatttggcAAGAAGcttaaaactgagctcaggtgcctcctgtttccactgatcatccttgaaatgtttctacagcttaactggagtccacctggggtaaatacatttgactggacatgatttggaaagacacacatctgtctacatataaggtcccacagctgacagtcagagcacaaaccaagcatgaagtcaaaggaattgtctgtagacctcagagacaggattgtctggaggcacaaatctggggaaggggagagaaattttctgctgctttgaagatcccaatgagcacagtggactccatcatctgtaaatggaagaagttcagatccaccaggattcttcctggaGCTgaacacccatctaaactgagcgatcgggggagaaggaccttagtcagggaggtgaccaagaacccaatggtcactctgtcagagctccagtattcctctgtggagagatgagaaccttctagaaggacaatcatctctgcaggaatccaccaatcaggcctgcatggtagagtgtccagacagaagccactccttagtaaaagacacatggcagcccacctggagtttgacaaaagacacctgaaggactctcagaccaggagaaacaaaattctctggtctgatgagacagagattgaactctttggtgtcatgtttggaggaaaccaggcaccatccctacagtgaagcatggtggtggcagcatcatgctgtggggatgtttttcagcagcaggaactgggagactagtcaggattgagggaaagatgaatgcagcaatgcactgaaacatcctggatgaaaacctgttccagagcgctcttgacatcagactggggcgacggttcatctttcaacaggacaatgaccctaaacacacagtcaagatatcaaaggagtggcttcaggacaactctgtgaatgtccttgagtggtccagccagagcccagacctgaatctgactgaacatctctggagagatctgaaaatgtctgtgcaccgacgctccccatccaacctgatggagcttgagaggtgctgcaaagaggaatggaccaaactgtccaaagataggtgcaccaagcttgtggcatcatattcaagaagacctgaggctgtaattgctgccaaaggtgcatcaacactgtattaagtaaaggctGTGACTGTgttcaccacactacagaaccaccttccatcaaagatggcaaccacccaggaagtCAACCAAGGTGTCCCTTTGACCTTTCACCCATCCTCAAGCACCTCCGTGGTAGATCACAACCAGAGAGATGTATCACATGGACAAAGTCAGAAAACATAATTGCTCCTAAATTCTTAATATTCCATAGAATGGAGAAACTAACACTGGACCTAAACAATAGATAGAAAGTGTTGATGTTTCATCAAAGTGAGTCCAATTCAAAAGCATCTTTTCTTAAACACTGTTTGAAAGTAACGTCCATATCAGAGGGAAGCTATCGCAAGCTATAGTACGTGTCCTAAATGTGGTCTAAGTACATCACCAActgaatttttatatatatatatatatatataaacaaacaaacatacgcggtctgtccaaaaagtatcggacctttttatttttttcaaaaaccatatggatttgaatcacatgtgattgcatcagccaagcttgaaccttcgtgcgcatgcatgagttttttcacgcctgtcggttgcgtcattcacctgtgagcaggctttgtgtgagcactggtccaccctctcgtttttttattgtgaataaatgtctgaacgatttggaggtttgctgcatcaattttttttccagaaactgtgagagacctccaggtggacaccgttcggaaaatttagatggctttcagtgacgattttatggggattacacagattaaggagtgatccagccggtttaaagacagcacacagcatctgagagcgcggtgcactccgagcgccaatcgacaagctcaaaccccgctggaacaaccagatcatttccaacgtgaagctttgttgatctgggacgtcgtctaactttgcgccatgtggctctgccgcgacgcgtggagttcctccgcacgtctgtctcaacgtgccgaaaaagtgctgatgtccacgtcttttcccaattcctgtgctagtcagacgacataccggatcaagacagcgtccagtttagaaatgaacggcacattccactgttacaggagtttttgtcatggaaagaggagcggagggacgtgtgtcgcggtggagccgcatggcgcaaagcaatgccgtgatgaagcctcacaggacatgttggggcatgtcctgctcatgcacaatttctcggatattcacatgactgaaaagcaaccggaagccgtctgagccacctgaaagccgtcctgtgagaccaacacagaggtgcttttgtcccgcgccatgagcggcatggtggcgcattcctccgcttctctttccatgaaagaaactcctgtaacagtagaatgtgccgaaaaagtgctgatgtccacgtcttctgccttttttgtgaaagttagacgacgtcccagatcaacaaagcttcacgttggaaatcatctggttgtttcagctgggtttgagcttgtcgatcggcgcgcgccacgctctcagccgctgtgggcggtctttaaactggctggatcactccttaatctgtttaatccccataaaaatcgtccctgaaagccatattaattttctgaatggtgtccacctggcggtctctcacagtttctggaaaaatttgatgcaaagctccaaatcgttcagacatttattctcaataaaaatccgacaagaggggtggaccactgctcacacaaagcctgcttcaggcgaatgacgcaactgacaggcgtgaaaaaactcacacatgcacacgaaggttcaagcttggctgatgcaatcacccgtgattcaaatccatatggtttttgaaaaaataaagaggtctgatactttttggaccactgtcccagctttcttgaaacctgttcaaaatgagcaaatatttgcacaaaaacaataaagttgatcagtttgaacattaaatttcttctctttgtggtgtattcaattgaatataggttgaagaggatttgaaaatcattggattctgtttttataacttcattggaattggggttgtagatagatATATGGCAGGAGGGTGGGAGAGAGCGCAATATAGCGCTCAGGTTGGAGACCTAATATCAACAGATTGACAAAGTTGCTGACAACGCCACCTAGGATAGGCCTAGGACCCTGCACAAGGCAGACAGGTTCGTTTTTACCTTTTTGAATTAAAGGGAacagagaccaaaaaaaaaaacctataaaaAGAATATGCCTTTATTTATTCCCAACCTTGATTAGTTAAAATCACCCCATTTACCAATATAGAAAAAAAACACCCAAactcaataaaattacaaaactcatccacacaaaaaaagaaaacatgcaaataaacCACACACCAATATATTACAGTTAAAAACCACATTAAACACGTAGGgcgataataataaaaaacaaactccGAAAATACAGGTGTGGGATAAATGTGGATCACAAAGCCAGCACGCGATatgttatttctcttttttttttcgccCACCTCTGGCTTTGTAACCCCTACAATGTCCATACAAAGTCCAATTTGTTACCAGACTATTAACAAGATGCAGCTTGGTCAAATACCCAGGATCCAGGAAATCAGCAGCAGGAGGTAGTTGCGCAAGGCGCAGCCTCTAAATGATCAAGCCGACGCAGCTGTCCCCAGCAGCCACCGCGGGAGGTGCAGCCTGGTCCCGCTGTGATGTAAACACCACATTAGCAGACCAAAATAATTTAGAATTGTTTATAAAAGACAAACCAGCAACTCACCAGTAAGAAGACGCACCGGTCTGCTCAAGACCCCAGTGGAGACGCACTCCCAGCCTCCAGACAACGTGCGTAAGAGCGCACAAAGTGCCACGCTATaagaaaaaacaacactatagaaCGACGAAAGACAACTGAATGGGCTAAAAAGGCAAAGTCGACCGCTTACCCCAATCAGACGCTGGTGGCCCAAACACGCCCgcgaacagcagcagctgtaagcCGCAGTGGTACTCGGAGTAAAGCAGCACTCCAAGCCACTAATAAAGAGCCACCCAAAGCTCCAGAGAGGAAGGAAAATGATGAACGCACGCAGTCACCACAGCATGTAAAGCCACTCAAACGCTGCCTCACGAGAGAGACCAGGAAGCAAAAGAGGAACGAAGCCAcaaaacaatgctgaatttatatcccTGGCTCACATCAAACACAATCAGAACCCAGGTGCGCGCAGAAACATAATCAACCCAGGTGCGCACTACCAAAAACAGGTAGGGGAgggcatgcacactccacactacCACATCTAGATATACTTTGCTGTTGAAACCTCGAAACAATTGAATTCACTAGAATCACACTGTTATTCAATTTTACACTAAAAGGCTACAGTCTGTGCACAATCTGTACTGTATGCGCACTACCGCGGTTGCTTCTATCAGAATCCGATAACCTCTGTGATGTTGTGTACTACACTGTACACCTACAAAGATtttttatttgaaagtgaggtttaCAACTTGACAATTAATTGCTTTCTTTAAAAAAgaattaaatacgaggtctaatagaaaagtatctgaccttattatttttttcaaaaaccatatggatttgaatcacgtgtgattgcgtcagacaagcttgaaccctcgtgcacatgcgtgagtttttccatgcctgtcggttgcgtcatttgcctgtgagcaggctttgagtgaggagtggtccagccccctcgtcgttgtttcattgtcaggaaatggcggaatgatttgggctttttttccatcagaattttttcagaaactgttagagactggcagctggaaaccattagaaaaatttatctggctttcggtgaaaatgttacaggcttggtagagaataaggagtgttactgtcgctttaaggacggcccccagcggctgtggggcgcgccgtgctccgaagccgccatcgacaggttgagcgaccatttcatttctaaacagatggctgtctggatccgtgaccatcatgtgccatttctctggttatcacaagagctggacatcaaccattttccggcagatttcacttttaacaagagattttgtcatggaaagccgagcggaggcttcgcgcgtcacgatggattcgctgctggatcgagacaaaaccacctctgttttggcctcacaggacggctttgagatggcgttcagacagctgtcggtggtttttccatcgagtgattatccgagaaattgtggatgtgcctggacatgccagaacatgtcccgttgaggcttcatcatggcgttgctttgcaccatgcagcaccgccgcaacgcgcggaattcctccgcacgtctgtctcaatgtgccaaaaaagtgctgatgtccatgtcttttcacaattcctgtgctagtcagacgacatcccggataaaacacagcgtccagtttggaaatgaacggcacattccactgttacaggagtttttgtcatggaaagaggagcggaggcttcgcgcgtcgcggcggtgccgcgtggcgcaaagcaacgccgtgatgaagcctcacaggacatgttggggcatgtccaggcacatccacaatttcttggataatcactcgatggaaaaaccaccgacagctgtctgaacgctatCTCaatgccgtcctgtgagaccaaaacggaggtggttttgtctcgatccagtagtgaatccatcgtgatgcgcaaagcctccactcggctttccatgacaaaatctcttgttaaaagtgaaatctgaggcgccccacagccgctgggggccgtccttaaagcaacagtaacactccttattctctaccaagcccgtaacattttcaccgaaagccagataaatttttctaatggtttccagctgccagtctctaacagtttctgaaaaaattctgatggaaaaaaagcccaaatcattccgccatttcctgacaaggaaacaacaacgagggggctggaccactcctcactcaaagcctgctcacaggcgaatgacgcaaccgacaggcgtggaaaaactcacgcatgcgcacgagggttcaagcttgtctgacgcaatcacacgtgattcaaatccatatggtttttgaaaaaaataataaggtcggatacttttctaatagacctcgtaaatgtatGTTGTGTTGAATAAGAATGTTTAGAAGTTTCACGTTTCTTTTTATGTAGACTTATTGATAAAGAAAGAACATTACAGTTATTGAAATTCTTGAGCGCCCGAAGCCTTTTCAGAGTAGTTTGATCCTCACCGCTCGACACCCACTCAACAACCTTTGAATGGTTCTTATTACTCAACGATTGAAGTTAACTGAGCAATTTGAATGCCTCTACCAAAATTCTTCCTTTTCTCTGAAAAGTCCCAAGGTTATTTTGAGTTCATCAGAACTTCCAGGCATCGAGTCATGACATTTGACAAGAGGGATATCTGTGGACAGAAGCCACCTCATCTCATCTCACAACCACATCTATCAGTGACTTGGGATGGTGCTGTCTTTAATCCAATCCCCACAAGTACCACTTTCCTGCTGTGAGGGGAATGCAAAGAGTGGGAGAGCTGAAGTCCAACCATCTGAAACAagtgtgttctttgagcatcagAGCTGACCTTTAACAGCACCCCGTAGAGATGTTCATCCCTTACAAGCATGATCCACATCGCATGGGAAGCTTGGGTTCAGGTACCAAGTAGTAAGACTGGTCAGAGAAATTTAACAAGCAGACCAGTGTATTTTGTCATTTGgatgaaacttgtgccaatttatATTCCAGATATAAATTGGCACATATGAAGCTGGCACCACCTGGCGAATGAGAATAGAAACAGCCAGGCCTGTGTATGTTTGAGCTGTTCCTGCACCATCCTTGAGGGAAATTAACCCAATACATGATTACACAGTTGATTAGATTTTAGGAATTTCTTCagcttcattttaaaatgttgGTCATTTTGGTCTAGTGTAAGTTCGGTAAGTAGCATCTTCCATGTGTTGGCTCCTTGTATTTGAAAAGACCGTCTGCCCAAAGGCAGTTTTCCAATATGATACTTTACAGTTTCCTGCAGTGGTATTCCTAGTTGACAGACCAAGGACCTATAACGGTTGCACCGTATTACGGAGAACCTGAGGAGCCTGAACATATGTGCACATGTAGATGAAGCTGGCAATTGCAAATTTAACATGACTGTCAAAACGCAGCACATTGAACTTTTCAGAATAGGACAATGGTGTAATCTTATTGGCTTCTTATTGCACAACCTCTCTATACAATAACCCACTGATGATGAGTTACTGTAACCATGTGACCATGATATGGAAGTTTGCGGCAGGGATGAGTGCGTCGTTACGTGCATGGTTGGCCAGCTGCCATAAGGTAGCTCGAGTTTTAATATGTGATACAAGCAAAGACATAGAAACAAGTTTTGATTCTACTTGACTAACAAGTTTGACTTTTGGTGGGATTCGAACACCAGACTTGTGATGCACTACCGGCTCGGCCAAAGGGGAATCCGCCAGGATCCAAGTTAGTAGGAAGATATTGCTCCTTGCTACATATCCCCCCCAACCACTTACGTCAATGCTACCtggctgtgcgtaaacaaatgacatcatagcgcaagcaacccaagaactgtctgcagaggaaaagatgaaaaggcgagaagtgtgttttggtcccaatatggatattccagatgattttcttgTGGACAGTACGacagtgaacagcagctaaagcagccagctctcAGCAGTATCATTCCAAGCAGCTCAATTAACAACCACTCATCCAGCACAAGTTTAGATTTTATGTATGGTTTTACGGTTTTACTCTTTCATCATTTCTAATTTGTATGGCACTTTGAGTTTCTCAGATGGCACATATACTTCCTAATCTGGGTCAACCCCAAGTTTGTGGGTGTGCCCAGAAGACCTCAAAAAGGGAGGAACACAAAAGATATCAgacgcccaaaccacctcaactggcttttTCCAATGTGAAACTAATTTAAGCACTTCCCAGGCATCAGAACTCCTCACCCTGTCAGCGCGAGACCTATTGCACCTCAAAGGAAACTCATTTTGGCTGCTCGCATCTGCCGTCTACAGTCAGACACCTAAAGtggcacaatttttgtaattttgcctctgtacaccaccacaatctaTAGGTAATTAAGCAATGAAGATGTACTTGTAAAGTAGGATAAATTCAAGGGGTTAAacaaaaaaatattgcattatcaTTAAGAAATTACAGCAAATTTTATACAAAATGCAAAGTATCTCAAGAGAGGAAACAGCATTTGGTGACACTGATAGGGTCAGGAGTtaaagtatcaatcaatcaatcaacttattttttatgtagcgccaaatcacggcGGGCAGTTGCCCCGGGGCGCTTTATGTTGTGAGGcagggccatacaataattatgaggGACCCCAACGGTCGGGGCGACCCCCTGTGGGCAGGCACTTGGCTGCGGTGGGAGGGAGGAACTCCCTTTTGGCAGGAGGAGGCCTCCAGCGGGGCCAGGCTCGGGGAGGGgcggtcttctgctgagactggttggggctgagggagggagCCAGGAGGGGgacgtgctgtggaggggagcagagatcgatcgctGGTGATTGGGTGCGGAGTGATGCGTGCGGAGCGGGAAGGGGGGGAggcggtgcatcatgggaacccccccgcgCTCTGCGTCTGGAGCGGCATGGCCGGGGGATGGTCCGGGGTCACctggtccagccctaactgtGGGTCTTGGCGAGGGGGAAAGTTTTGGGCCTGGTCTTGGAGGTGgagggggtgtctgtctccctggtcTGGGTTGggggctggttccacaggagaggagcctggggGCTgggggctctgcctcccattctgctcttgCAGGCCCTGGGAGCTGCGGGTGGGCCTGCGGTCTGGGAGCGGGGCGCTCTAGTGGGGTGATGTGGTGCTGCGGGGTCCCTGGGATGGGATGGGACCTGATTGTTCCGAACCTTGTGAGTAGGAGGAGGAATTTTGAATTCTGTTCTGGAGTTGGCGGgaggccaatgaagggaggccggCGCGGGTGGGATGTGCTCTCTCCTGCTGGTCCCCGTCAGTGCTCTAGCTGCGGCATTTTGAATTGGCTGAGGGCTTtttggggaacttttaggacaacctgataatgagttGCAGTGGTCCAGCCTAGAGGAGGTGGATGCATGAATTGGTTTTTCGGCATCGCTCTGAGACGGGACCTTTCTGGTTTTGGAGATATTGCGTGGATGCGGAGGGGCAGTCCTGCATGTTTGTTTGGTGTGCGCTTTGAGTGACGTGTCCTGGTCGGGAATGGCTCCAGGATTTCTCGCAGTGTTGCTGGGGGTCGGGGAGGTGCCATCCGGAGTGGGGATCTGGTTGGACACCATGCTTCTGGGATTTGTGGGGCCGGGTGCGGTGGCTTCGGTTTTGTCTGAGTTTGGAGGCAGGAGGttggaggtcatccatgtctttgtgtctgtgggaCGGTCCTGCAGTTTGGCtggttggtgtgtgtcctctggtttcatggatggatggagctgggtgtcatctgcgtagcaatgaaaatttaagcgatgCCGTCTGGTGGTACTGCCTAGGGGAGGCATGTATGGGGTGAGTGGAGTTGGTCCTGGCGCGGAACCTTGTGGAGCTCCATGGTTGACTTTGGTCTGTGGGGAAGATTCCCCATTTGCATGAACAGACTGTGGTCTATTGGACGGATATGATTcggaccaccgcagcgcagtgcctttggtgcctatgacatgctctaatctctgtaataaaattttatggtcaacagtgtcagGGGCAGCGCTGAGGTCCGGCAGAACGGGCGCAGGGATGGGTCCACTGTCCGGGGCCATGGGAGGATCATTTGTGACCTTCACtggtgctgtttctgtgctatgatgagtTCTAagacctgactgaacctcttcggGTGGACCGTTTCTCTGCAGGTGATCGGTTGGCTGTTTTGCAGCTGCCCTCTCAGGAATCTTTGAGAGAGAGGgagggttggagattggcctatggtTGGCTGGGATGGCTGGGTCAggggatggctttttaagtagtggTTTGATTGCTGCCACCTTggaggcctgtggtacatagccaactaacaaagataagttgatcatgtttgggattgaagcattgaatttgccgaatttggagagcagtgcgcgcaccagctgacacgacaaaagttaaagtgagccaaccttttatgtacgcgttacgtgttgtgtatctcagtaaaaagtgataataatgcaaataacatgctgtcgtCGTGCGGTATGTATTTTCAGAGGCcctccgttcatgcccagtcgcccaaaatgacaggtcgggtctctgaaaatgcataccgccctcctaaagcatgttattgtattattatggaAATATGTCCATTTTattcacagtccctccattttca from the Thalassophryne amazonica chromosome 16, fThaAma1.1, whole genome shotgun sequence genome contains:
- the LOC117528635 gene encoding proline-rich receptor-like protein kinase PERK10 → MINLSLLVGYVPQASKVAAIKPLLKKPSPDPAIPANHRPISNPPSLSKIPERAAAKQPTDHLQRNGPPEEVQSGLRTHHSTETAPVKVTNDPPMAPDSGPIPAPVLPDLSAAPDTVDHKILLQRLEHVIGTKGTALRWSESYPSNRPQSVHANGESSPQTKVNHGAPQGSAPGPTPLTPYMPPLGSTTRRHRLNFHCYADDTQLHPSMKPEDTHQPAKLQDRPTDTKTWMTSNLLPPNSDKTEATAPGPTNPRSMVSNQIPTPDGTSPTPSNTARNPGAIPDQDTSLKAHTKQTCRTAPPHPRNISKTRKVPSQSDAEKPIHASTSSRLDHCNSLSGCPKSSPKSPQPIQNAAARALTGTSRREHIPPAPASLHWPPANSRTEFKIPPPTHKVRNNQVPSHPRDPAAPHHPTRAPRSQTAGPPAAPRACKSRMGGRAPSPQAPLLWNQPPTQTRETDTPSTSKTRPKTFPLAKTHS